From the Accumulibacter sp. genome, one window contains:
- a CDS encoding PAS domain-containing protein, with product MPRTCGGSGLIWTSRTDCRDTCFNDPWLRFTGQSPAGQLAAGWATGLHPLEPDHCRRTYDSHFDRQPPFRIAYRLRASNGEYPWIEDAGTPRFDCAGDFIGDIDFCQDISELRRVAGTANPPADSTPAARSQTIPWG from the coding sequence TTGCCGAGAACTTGCGGTGGTTCGGGGCTGATCTGGACCTCCCGCACGGACTGCCGCGACACCTGCTTCAACGATCCGTGGCTGCGTTTCACCGGCCAGTCGCCGGCAGGCCAGCTTGCCGCGGGCTGGGCCACAGGCCTTCATCCGCTGGAGCCCGATCACTGCCGGCGCACCTACGATAGTCATTTCGACCGCCAGCCGCCGTTCCGGATCGCGTATCGCCTGCGCGCCAGCAACGGTGAGTACCCTTGGATCGAGGATGCCGGCACCCCGCGCTTTGACTGTGCTGGCGATTTCATCGGCGATATCGACTTCTGTCAGGACATCTCCGAGCTCAGGCGGGTGGCAGGGACCGCCAACCCTCCCGCCGACTCAACCCCTGCAGCAAGATCGCAAACAATTCCTTGGGGATGA
- a CDS encoding response regulator, translated as MQKLLHELQVHQIELDLQNQELRAAQAAVEAGLARYTELYDFAPVGYLTLDRQGVISQLNLAAAALLGAERAALCGRRFGLFLDEGDRRAFADLLGRVWASTVPQVCEVRVDVAGRASRIVEIHATRSDDGLSCRMMEMDITARKLADEELDRHRHHLQQLVEEKTVELEQAKVTAETANIAKSAFLANMSHEIRTPMNGILGMANILRREGVTPQQAKRLDTIDASARHLLSVIDDVLDLSKIEAGKLILEEAPVAIGSLLANVESILAERVKAKGIHLLIESGPLPHQLLGDPTRLQQALLNYATNAVKFTETGTVTLRAMMQEEAAASVMLRFEVQDTGIGIAPEAMARLFSAFEQADNSMTRKYGGTGLGLTITRRLAESMGGKVGADSTPGVGSTFWLTVKLKKCGAAALAPAVSDAEAELMRRYAGQRVLVVEDEPINREVALMQLEAVGLVADTAENGEEAVAMARKTRYAAILMDMQMPQLNGVEATRQIRQLPGYQDIPIIAMTANAFAEDKAQCLAAGMNDFLSKPFIPKELFAILLQGLSRREGWRSLPPA; from the coding sequence ATGCAAAAGCTGCTGCACGAACTGCAGGTGCACCAGATCGAGCTGGATTTGCAAAACCAAGAGTTGCGCGCGGCACAGGCAGCGGTCGAAGCCGGCCTGGCGCGCTACACCGAACTCTACGACTTCGCCCCGGTGGGCTATCTCACGCTTGATCGCCAGGGCGTCATCAGCCAGCTCAATCTGGCCGCGGCCGCGCTGCTCGGCGCCGAGCGCGCAGCGCTGTGTGGCCGGCGCTTCGGTCTCTTCCTCGATGAAGGCGACCGCCGTGCCTTTGCCGACCTGCTCGGCCGGGTGTGGGCCAGCACCGTGCCGCAAGTCTGCGAAGTGCGCGTCGACGTTGCCGGACGAGCATCGCGCATAGTGGAGATTCACGCCACGCGCAGCGATGACGGGCTGAGCTGCCGGATGATGGAGATGGACATCACCGCGCGCAAGCTGGCTGATGAAGAATTGGACCGCCATCGCCATCACCTGCAGCAACTGGTCGAAGAAAAAACCGTCGAGCTTGAGCAGGCCAAAGTCACCGCCGAAACCGCCAACATCGCCAAGAGCGCCTTCCTGGCCAACATGAGCCATGAAATCCGCACGCCGATGAACGGCATCCTCGGCATGGCCAACATCCTGCGCCGCGAGGGCGTGACGCCGCAGCAGGCAAAACGCCTCGACACCATCGACGCCTCGGCCCGGCACCTGCTATCGGTCATCGACGACGTTCTCGACCTTTCCAAGATCGAGGCCGGCAAGCTCATTCTGGAGGAAGCCCCGGTCGCCATCGGCAGCCTGCTGGCCAATGTCGAGTCGATTCTTGCCGAGCGTGTCAAGGCCAAGGGGATCCACCTGCTGATCGAAAGCGGGCCCCTGCCGCATCAACTCCTGGGCGACCCGACGCGCTTGCAACAAGCCCTGCTCAACTACGCCACCAACGCCGTCAAGTTCACCGAAACGGGGACGGTAACCCTGCGTGCGATGATGCAGGAGGAAGCCGCCGCATCGGTCATGCTGCGCTTCGAGGTGCAGGATACCGGTATCGGCATCGCGCCCGAGGCCATGGCACGGCTGTTCAGTGCCTTCGAGCAGGCCGACAACTCGATGACCCGCAAGTACGGCGGCACCGGTCTCGGGCTGACGATCACCCGGCGCCTGGCCGAGTCGATGGGCGGAAAAGTCGGCGCTGACAGTACGCCAGGCGTCGGCAGCACCTTCTGGCTTACCGTGAAACTGAAAAAGTGCGGCGCAGCGGCCCTGGCACCGGCTGTGTCTGATGCCGAAGCCGAACTGATGCGGCGCTACGCCGGTCAGCGCGTCCTGGTGGTTGAAGACGAGCCGATCAACCGGGAAGTAGCCTTGATGCAGTTGGAGGCTGTCGGCCTGGTTGCGGACACCGCCGAGAATGGCGAAGAGGCCGTCGCCATGGCGCGGAAGACTCGCTACGCGGCCATCTTGATGGACATGCAGATGCCGCAACTGAACGGGGTGGAGGCAACGCGGCAGATCCGACAGCTGCCCGGCTATCAGGACATCCCGATCATCGCCATGACTGCCAATGCCTTTGCCGAAGACAAGGCGCAGTGCCTGGCTGCGGGCATGAACGACTTTCTGAGCAAACCCTTCATCCCCAAGGAATTGTTTGCGATCTTGCTGCAGGGGTTGAGTCGGCGGGAGGGTTGGCGGTCCCTGCCACCCGCCTGA
- a CDS encoding chemotaxis protein CheB — MKRAAEAPATAPDTPAAAISASDFPIVGIGASAGGLEALEQFLSHVPPASGLAHVVVQHLDPNHKGIMVELLQRATTLPVRQVTDRLTVEPNHVYVIPPNRDLSILHGVLHLLEPEAPRGLRLPIDFFLRALAADRQERAIGVILSGMGSDGTLGLRAIKENAGAVFVQDPASAKFDGMPRSAIDAGLADVVAPAEELAERIVAYLNHVPLLSPPESVPLSDKEHSGLEKVVLILRAQTGHDFSLYKKSTLYRRIERRMGLHQLPKLADYVRYLRENSQEAALLFKELLIGVTSFFRDPESWEQLKNEAIPTLLAAHPKGGLLRAWTTACSTGEEAYSLAIAFREVIDQLQLRDPGAPHYALQVFATDLDPDAIDRARIGAYPANIAADVSETRLRRFFVQEERGYRVSKEVREMVIFAPQNLVMDPPFTKLDLLTCRNLLIYLEPELQKKLFPLFHYSLNPGGVLMLGTSETVGAATDLFAALPGKSRIYRRQGAVREAELVEFPTAFAQNRVPATSAAGAASTRVLAPQLSAASLQAQTEALLLSRFAPAAVLTTAQGDIVFISGKTGKYLEPAAGKINNNLFAMAREGLAGALSAGFSRAVREHSAVTVKDIRVGTNGGTQSVEVTVQPLAEPAALAGMVLVVFADLPAADTPAMETGKRGNGTTSARARAYEAQLAVLAHELQQAHEDLQTTREEMQSSQEELKSTNEELQSTNEELQSTNEELTTSKEEMQSMNEELQTVNHELQAKLDELSRASDDMKNLLNSTNIATLFLDGELRVRRFTTQAAQIIKLIPGDAGRPVTDLATELDYPGLADDTREVLRSLVFQERQVASRDGHWFNVRIMPYRTQANHIDGVVITFIDISAVKQLEAQLRQAQAELERRYADQTMELKQSQADLKEAKARKS; from the coding sequence GTGAAGCGCGCTGCCGAGGCCCCGGCAACCGCACCTGACACGCCCGCCGCGGCCATCTCGGCGAGCGACTTCCCCATCGTCGGCATCGGCGCCTCCGCCGGCGGGCTCGAAGCGCTCGAACAGTTTCTGAGCCATGTGCCGCCCGCCAGCGGCCTCGCCCATGTCGTCGTGCAGCACCTCGACCCAAACCACAAGGGCATCATGGTCGAACTGCTGCAACGCGCCACGACCCTGCCGGTGCGCCAGGTCACCGACCGCCTGACCGTCGAGCCGAATCACGTCTATGTCATCCCGCCGAACCGCGACCTGTCGATCCTGCACGGCGTCCTGCATCTGCTCGAACCCGAAGCGCCGCGCGGCCTGCGCCTGCCGATCGACTTCTTCCTGCGCGCGCTGGCCGCCGATCGGCAGGAGCGCGCCATCGGCGTCATCCTCTCCGGCATGGGCTCCGACGGCACGCTGGGTCTGCGCGCCATCAAGGAAAACGCCGGCGCGGTGTTCGTCCAGGACCCGGCCAGCGCCAAGTTCGACGGCATGCCCAGAAGCGCCATCGACGCCGGCCTGGCCGACGTCGTCGCCCCCGCAGAAGAACTGGCCGAGCGGATCGTCGCCTACCTAAACCATGTGCCGCTGCTCAGCCCGCCGGAGAGTGTCCCGTTGAGCGACAAGGAGCACAGCGGCCTGGAGAAAGTCGTGCTGATCCTGCGTGCGCAAACCGGCCACGATTTCTCCCTCTACAAGAAGAGCACGCTCTACCGCCGCATCGAACGGCGCATGGGCCTGCACCAATTGCCCAAGCTGGCCGACTACGTGCGCTACCTGCGCGAGAATTCGCAGGAAGCCGCGCTGCTGTTCAAGGAGTTGCTGATCGGCGTCACCAGCTTCTTCCGCGACCCGGAGTCCTGGGAACAACTCAAGAACGAGGCCATCCCGACGCTGTTGGCGGCGCACCCCAAGGGTGGCCTTCTGCGCGCCTGGACCACCGCCTGCTCCACCGGCGAAGAAGCCTATTCGCTGGCCATCGCCTTTCGCGAGGTGATCGATCAACTGCAACTGCGCGACCCGGGCGCGCCGCACTATGCGCTGCAGGTGTTTGCTACCGATCTCGACCCCGACGCCATCGACCGCGCCCGCATCGGCGCCTACCCGGCCAACATCGCTGCCGATGTTTCGGAGACCCGGTTGCGCCGCTTCTTCGTGCAGGAGGAACGCGGCTACCGGGTGAGCAAGGAAGTCCGCGAGATGGTCATCTTTGCGCCACAGAACCTGGTGATGGACCCGCCCTTTACCAAGCTCGACCTGCTCACCTGCCGCAACCTGCTGATCTATCTTGAGCCCGAGCTGCAAAAGAAGCTGTTCCCGCTGTTTCACTACAGCCTCAACCCCGGCGGCGTTCTGATGCTGGGCACCTCGGAGACGGTGGGCGCCGCCACCGACCTGTTTGCCGCGCTGCCCGGCAAGAGCCGGATCTACCGCCGTCAGGGCGCCGTGCGCGAGGCCGAATTGGTCGAATTCCCCACCGCCTTCGCCCAGAATCGTGTGCCCGCTACGAGCGCCGCAGGTGCGGCGTCGACCCGGGTTCTGGCACCGCAGCTGTCGGCTGCCAGCCTGCAGGCGCAAACCGAGGCGCTGTTGCTGTCGCGCTTTGCCCCGGCGGCGGTGCTTACCACGGCCCAGGGCGACATCGTCTTCATCAGCGGCAAGACCGGCAAATACCTCGAACCGGCCGCCGGCAAGATCAACAACAACCTCTTCGCCATGGCGCGCGAGGGCCTCGCCGGCGCGCTCAGCGCCGGATTTTCCCGCGCGGTGCGCGAGCACAGCGCGGTGACAGTGAAAGATATCCGCGTCGGCACCAACGGCGGCACCCAGAGCGTCGAAGTTACCGTGCAACCGCTCGCCGAACCGGCGGCACTGGCCGGCATGGTGCTGGTGGTGTTTGCCGATCTGCCCGCTGCCGACACACCGGCCATGGAGACCGGCAAGCGCGGCAACGGCACCACCTCGGCACGGGCCCGTGCCTACGAGGCGCAACTGGCGGTGCTGGCGCACGAACTGCAACAGGCCCACGAAGACCTGCAAACCACCCGCGAGGAAATGCAAAGCTCGCAGGAAGAGCTCAAGTCCACCAACGAGGAATTGCAAAGTACCAATGAAGAGCTGCAAAGCACCAACGAGGAACTGACCACCTCGAAGGAAGAAATGCAGTCGATGAACGAGGAACTGCAAACCGTCAATCACGAGCTGCAGGCCAAGCTGGACGAACTGTCGCGCGCCAGCGACGACATGAAGAACCTGCTCAACAGCACCAACATCGCCACCTTGTTCCTGGATGGCGAACTGCGCGTGCGCCGCTTCACCACCCAGGCTGCCCAGATCATCAAGCTGATTCCCGGCGATGCCGGGCGGCCGGTCACCGATCTCGCCACCGAGCTCGATTACCCTGGCTTGGCCGACGACACCCGCGAGGTGCTGCGCTCGCTGGTGTTTCAGGAAAGACAGGTGGCCAGCCGCGACGGGCACTGGTTCAACGTGCGCATCATGCCCTACCGCACCCAGGCCAACCATATCGACGGCGTCGTCATCACCTTCATCGACATCAGCGCCGTCAAGCAGTTGGAAGCGCAACTGCGCCAGGCCCAGGCCGAACTGGAGCGACGCTACGCCGATCAAACGATGGAACTCAAGCAGTCACAAGCGGATCTGAAAGAAGCCAAGGCGAGGAAATCATGA
- a CDS encoding PEP-CTERM sorting domain-containing protein: MTKKINVLLGSLLALTSAAAFAAPAFWTDWTTVTTAAPGAVGTLSVGASTVNVSYSGAYTFVQTSGGTNFWNPAAPYISAVVDNAPPASDIIALDAGGRKTISFSQAVQDPLIALVSWNGNTVDFGVPIEILSYGAGYWGNGTPVLNAAGTGFFGSGEVHGVIRLPGVHTSISFTDTSENWHGFTVGVVGLADDQAAPEPASLALLGLGLAAIGGMRKRRTV; this comes from the coding sequence ATGACCAAGAAAATCAATGTTCTTCTCGGCTCGCTGCTGGCACTGACTTCGGCCGCCGCGTTCGCCGCGCCGGCCTTCTGGACCGACTGGACGACTGTGACGACGGCTGCGCCGGGCGCGGTCGGCACCCTCAGCGTCGGCGCCAGCACCGTCAATGTCAGCTACAGCGGCGCCTACACCTTCGTTCAGACCTCCGGCGGAACCAACTTCTGGAACCCCGCTGCGCCGTACATTTCGGCCGTGGTGGACAACGCACCGCCGGCATCCGACATCATCGCGCTGGACGCCGGCGGCAGGAAGACCATCAGTTTCTCGCAGGCGGTGCAGGATCCGCTGATCGCTCTCGTGAGCTGGAACGGCAACACGGTTGACTTCGGCGTACCGATCGAGATCCTGAGCTATGGTGCCGGCTACTGGGGCAACGGGACGCCGGTCCTCAACGCGGCGGGAACCGGGTTCTTCGGCAGCGGTGAAGTCCACGGCGTGATCCGCCTGCCGGGTGTGCACACCTCGATCAGCTTCACCGACACCTCCGAGAACTGGCACGGCTTCACCGTCGGCGTCGTCGGCCTTGCCGACGATCAGGCGGCGCCGGAACCGGCGTCGCTCGCCCTGCTCGGTCTCGGTCTGGCCGCCATCGGCGGCATGCGCAAGCGCCGGACGGTCTGA
- the ald gene encoding alanine dehydrogenase: MHIGVPREIKNHEYRVGLTPSSVREMVAHGHRVAVEAGAGRGIGATDEVYQKAGAVIAASAEEIFATAEMIVKVKEPQAGERAMLREGQILYTYLHLAPDPEQCADLVQSGAVCIAYETVTQPGGGLPLLAPMSEVAGRLSVQAGAYCLEKAHGGMGVLLGGVAGVPSARIVILGGGVVGSNAAQIAVGSGAQVVVIDRNIDVLRRMDRLLGARVMTVFSNRDNVEQHVLRADLVIGGVLIPGAAAPKLISRQMVDAMKPGSVIVDVAIDQGGCCETAKATTHAAPTYMVGNVVHYCVANMPGGVPRTSTYALNNATLPFALQIADKGWRQALQDDEHLRNGLNVAFGKVTCREVAEDLGYAYHDARSLIAAG, encoded by the coding sequence ATGCACATTGGCGTACCCAGGGAGATCAAGAACCACGAATATCGCGTCGGTCTGACGCCTTCATCGGTACGGGAGATGGTGGCACATGGCCATCGGGTGGCGGTCGAGGCCGGTGCCGGACGCGGCATCGGTGCCACCGACGAAGTCTATCAGAAAGCCGGAGCGGTGATAGCCGCTTCAGCGGAGGAGATCTTCGCGACCGCCGAGATGATCGTCAAGGTCAAGGAGCCGCAGGCGGGCGAGCGCGCCATGCTGCGCGAGGGGCAGATCCTCTACACGTACCTGCACCTGGCACCCGATCCCGAGCAGTGCGCCGACCTGGTGCAGAGCGGTGCCGTCTGCATCGCCTACGAGACGGTGACGCAGCCCGGCGGTGGTCTGCCGTTGCTGGCGCCGATGTCCGAGGTCGCTGGCCGGCTGTCGGTGCAGGCCGGCGCCTACTGCCTGGAGAAGGCGCATGGCGGCATGGGCGTCCTGCTCGGTGGCGTCGCCGGCGTGCCTTCGGCGCGGATCGTCATACTCGGCGGTGGCGTCGTCGGCTCGAACGCGGCACAGATCGCCGTCGGCAGCGGCGCGCAGGTGGTGGTCATCGACCGCAACATCGACGTCCTGCGGCGCATGGACCGGCTTCTCGGCGCACGCGTGATGACCGTCTTTTCCAATCGCGACAACGTCGAGCAGCATGTGCTGCGCGCCGACCTCGTCATCGGCGGCGTCCTCATCCCCGGCGCTGCCGCACCGAAGCTGATCAGCCGGCAGATGGTCGACGCGATGAAGCCGGGTTCGGTGATCGTCGACGTGGCGATCGACCAGGGCGGCTGCTGCGAGACGGCGAAGGCGACGACGCATGCCGCGCCGACCTACATGGTCGGCAACGTCGTGCATTACTGTGTTGCCAACATGCCGGGCGGCGTGCCGCGGACCTCGACCTACGCCCTGAACAACGCGACGCTGCCCTTCGCACTGCAGATCGCCGACAAGGGCTGGCGGCAGGCGCTGCAGGACGACGAGCATCTGCGCAACGGGCTGAACGTCGCTTTTGGCAAGGTCACCTGCCGTGAGGTCGCCGAAGATCTCGGTTACGCGTACCACGACGCGCGTTCGCTGATCGCGGCCGGCTGA
- a CDS encoding response regulator, whose protein sequence is MISLGTPMCIPVSSKLVHGANHVMPIRRPRRIFLCRSSVNRRPSSAVPNLLQEALRWGPPLSPCRVTRGWRLPTETGEQLERMRGDVGIDAVAGNATTCCFSLWLQPGSGRPPVETPPLEPHATRETADHGRTAMRLLIVDDERTNRNLILAMLASIDLQADCARSGEEAVTLAASERYALILMDLQLPAIDGMEATRRIRQLPHCASVPIIALSGRSDDDVADACQQAGMNDFVAKPFSLGVLLDTVTRWLRSSPPA, encoded by the coding sequence TTGATCTCCCTGGGTACGCCAATGTGCATCCCTGTCTCCTCGAAACTGGTTCATGGGGCCAACCATGTTATGCCAATTCGCCGGCCGCGACGAATTTTTCTCTGCCGCTCCAGCGTGAACCGCCGGCCGTCATCGGCCGTGCCGAACCTGTTGCAGGAAGCGTTGCGATGGGGTCCACCGTTGTCACCGTGCCGCGTGACGCGCGGGTGGCGGCTGCCGACTGAAACCGGGGAGCAGTTGGAACGTATGCGCGGCGACGTCGGCATTGACGCAGTCGCCGGCAACGCCACGACCTGCTGCTTCAGCCTTTGGCTGCAACCAGGTTCCGGCAGACCGCCGGTCGAAACGCCGCCGCTGGAGCCCCACGCCACCCGCGAAACAGCGGACCATGGACGCACAGCCATGCGCCTGCTGATCGTCGACGACGAGCGGACGAACCGCAACCTGATTCTCGCGATGCTTGCCAGCATCGACCTGCAGGCCGATTGCGCGCGCAGCGGTGAGGAGGCAGTCACCCTGGCCGCAAGCGAGCGCTACGCGCTGATCCTGATGGACCTGCAGTTGCCGGCGATCGACGGCATGGAGGCGACTCGCCGCATTCGCCAGCTGCCGCACTGCGCGTCGGTTCCCATCATCGCACTCAGCGGCCGTAGCGATGACGACGTTGCCGATGCATGCCAACAGGCTGGAATGAACGATTTCGTCGCCAAGCCGTTCTCCCTGGGTGTACTGCTCGATACCGTCACGCGCTGGTTGCGCTCTTCGCCCCCTGCCTGA
- a CDS encoding ATP-binding protein: MAPAPEPGSPAASNCRQARQAEAPREVERLVAMGAVAAGLAHDFNNLLLAIQGFAGLAKALLRAGGDTERVLAYVDEIETAGRHAQVLVRQVAALARDGAPRLDVVECSAVAREVVAAFASSVADTVTISVAIDDDLPPLAVDRSHLQRMWANLCRNACQAMGDDGTVLLSARRSGRVEGELCAACRSRFSGDFVRLAVSDDGHGISPSIRDRVFEPFFSGDGRGTGLGLGLTAVAALVHLYGGHLQVVDRSAGGTELVAFLPSCDESRGATADQR, translated from the coding sequence GTGGCGCCCGCGCCTGAGCCCGGGTCGCCGGCAGCCTCCAACTGCCGGCAGGCACGGCAGGCGGAGGCGCCGCGCGAGGTTGAGCGTCTGGTCGCGATGGGCGCGGTGGCCGCCGGTCTGGCGCACGACTTCAACAATCTGCTGCTTGCCATCCAGGGTTTCGCCGGGTTGGCAAAAGCGCTTCTGCGGGCCGGCGGGGACACGGAGCGTGTGCTGGCGTACGTGGACGAGATCGAAACGGCCGGTCGGCACGCGCAAGTCCTCGTGCGACAGGTGGCGGCGCTGGCGCGCGACGGGGCGCCACGGCTCGATGTGGTCGAATGTTCGGCAGTTGCCCGGGAGGTGGTCGCGGCATTTGCCAGCAGCGTGGCTGACACGGTGACGATCTCGGTGGCGATCGACGACGACCTGCCGCCGCTCGCCGTCGATCGCTCGCACCTGCAGCGGATGTGGGCCAACCTGTGCCGCAACGCCTGCCAGGCGATGGGCGATGACGGTACCGTGCTCCTTTCCGCTCGCCGATCCGGACGGGTCGAGGGGGAGCTATGCGCCGCGTGTCGCAGCCGCTTCAGCGGCGACTTCGTTCGCCTGGCGGTCAGCGATGATGGCCATGGCATTTCGCCTTCGATCCGCGACCGGGTCTTCGAACCCTTCTTCAGTGGCGACGGCCGCGGCACGGGGCTCGGTCTGGGTCTGACGGCGGTGGCAGCGCTGGTGCATCTCTACGGCGGCCATCTGCAGGTCGTCGATCGATCGGCGGGAGGGACGGAACTGGTGGCTTTCCTGCCCTCGTGCGACGAGAGCCGGGGTGCCACGGCGGACCAGCGCTGA
- a CDS encoding response regulator transcription factor — protein MTASGRQTVCIVDDDAQIRRFLTEVLGSIGLIAEEYASGEDFMRRWQPAKAACVLLDIRMPRITGPEIHDWLREREPNLPVIFLTGHADVTTAVRAMRLGAFDVIEKPFNVQQLIERVNQAVRRVAEAAAATADNAGWQHALTTREKEVLAGVIDGKRSKVIAAELGISERTVESHRASIMAKAGASTAAQLVAMAIGKRQPG, from the coding sequence GTGACTGCATCCGGCAGGCAAACGGTCTGCATCGTCGATGACGATGCGCAGATTCGCCGCTTCCTCACCGAAGTCCTGGGAAGCATTGGACTGATCGCCGAGGAGTATGCATCCGGAGAGGATTTCATGCGCCGCTGGCAACCGGCGAAGGCAGCCTGCGTCCTGCTCGACATCCGCATGCCGCGAATCACCGGACCCGAGATCCACGACTGGCTGCGCGAACGGGAACCGAATCTGCCGGTGATCTTCCTCACCGGCCACGCGGACGTGACGACTGCCGTGCGCGCGATGCGCCTCGGCGCTTTCGACGTCATCGAAAAACCCTTCAACGTGCAACAACTCATCGAGCGGGTCAACCAGGCCGTCCGCCGGGTCGCGGAAGCTGCGGCCGCGACCGCTGACAACGCGGGCTGGCAACATGCGCTGACGACGCGCGAGAAAGAGGTGCTCGCCGGCGTCATCGACGGCAAGCGCAGCAAGGTCATCGCCGCCGAGCTGGGCATCAGCGAACGGACGGTCGAGAGCCACCGCGCCAGCATCATGGCCAAGGCGGGCGCCAGCACTGCAGCCCAACTGGTGGCGATGGCGATCGGAAAGCGACAGCCGGGTTGA
- a CDS encoding response regulator, with amino-acid sequence MAKTIFLVDDSATILLSVSSILGKAGYAVEKSASAEEALQKFSAGIKVDLLITDLNMPGMNGIELIKKVRALAAYRFLPILFLTTESQQSRKLEAKAAGASGWIVKPATADDLLNTIKLVIR; translated from the coding sequence GTGGCCAAGACAATCTTCCTCGTCGACGATTCGGCGACCATCCTGCTCAGCGTGTCGAGCATCCTCGGCAAGGCCGGCTATGCCGTCGAGAAGTCGGCCAGCGCCGAGGAAGCGCTGCAGAAGTTCAGCGCCGGCATCAAGGTCGATCTGTTGATCACCGATCTCAACATGCCCGGAATGAACGGCATCGAGCTGATCAAGAAGGTTCGCGCGCTCGCCGCCTACCGCTTTCTGCCGATCCTCTTCCTGACCACCGAATCGCAGCAGAGCCGCAAGCTCGAAGCGAAAGCAGCAGGCGCCTCGGGGTGGATCGTCAAGCCGGCAACCGCCGACGATCTGTTGAATACCATCAAGCTGGTCATCCGCTAG
- a CDS encoding methyl-accepting chemotaxis protein, producing the protein MDNAPSNPYRRYRQRTLITGVAAALVLVLVVFVAHDSYDEFLSTTFNLDDRRVDTLITLLGLLIFIAVQRSVSRVLYSDVSMGIAEGLKDERQRCPANKVCQRVAMPELREIPRFNKVLVGQLRSVVEQTEKAAYDVTSRLQTIDEVVTDLNSFVAEAAAESAAMAHESEAEIGGNRQLINKLEAFIAQRIEEAVEDQARSAEAVREAKSLQTLVDLIRHIAGQTNLLALNAAIEAARAGEAGRGFAVVADEVRKLSQETETAVKKINDGIIAVAGIIERQFKDKLAHSHITEERDSLERFAQQLSSLGTSYENLSARERGILARITESSGKLAAMFMDTLASVQFQDVTRQQVEQVIGGIERLDTHADALAGVLERGADVRREDAVEPLGKQLEQQYSSYVMDQQRAAHTQAMALPRSRPAREPAAPRGAMASPKPATVTKPSNVELF; encoded by the coding sequence ATGGACAACGCTCCCAGCAATCCGTATCGACGGTACCGCCAGCGCACGCTCATCACTGGCGTCGCGGCGGCCCTCGTCCTCGTCCTCGTCGTCTTCGTGGCGCACGACAGCTATGATGAGTTCCTCAGCACCACCTTCAACCTCGACGACCGCCGCGTCGACACCCTGATCACCCTGCTGGGCCTGCTCATCTTCATCGCCGTCCAACGCAGCGTCTCACGCGTGCTGTACAGCGATGTCAGCATGGGGATCGCCGAGGGACTCAAGGATGAACGCCAGCGCTGCCCGGCGAACAAGGTCTGTCAGCGCGTCGCAATGCCCGAACTGCGGGAAATTCCGCGCTTCAACAAGGTGCTCGTCGGCCAGTTGCGCAGCGTCGTCGAGCAGACGGAGAAGGCTGCCTACGACGTCACCTCGCGGCTGCAGACGATCGACGAGGTGGTCACCGACCTCAACAGCTTCGTTGCCGAGGCCGCGGCAGAGTCGGCGGCGATGGCGCACGAGTCGGAAGCGGAGATCGGCGGCAATCGCCAACTGATCAACAAGCTCGAAGCCTTCATCGCCCAGCGCATCGAGGAAGCGGTCGAAGACCAGGCGCGCAGCGCCGAAGCCGTGCGCGAAGCCAAATCGCTGCAGACTCTGGTCGACCTGATCCGGCACATCGCCGGCCAGACCAACCTGCTGGCGCTGAATGCGGCGATCGAGGCTGCCCGTGCCGGTGAGGCCGGGCGCGGCTTCGCGGTCGTCGCCGACGAGGTGCGCAAGCTGTCACAGGAAACCGAAACCGCGGTCAAGAAGATCAACGACGGGATCATCGCCGTCGCCGGCATCATCGAACGCCAGTTCAAGGACAAACTCGCTCATTCACATATCACCGAGGAGCGGGACAGCTTGGAACGCTTCGCCCAGCAGCTCTCCTCGCTCGGCACCAGCTATGAGAACCTGAGCGCCCGCGAGCGAGGCATTCTGGCGCGGATCACCGAGAGCAGCGGCAAGCTTGCCGCGATGTTCATGGACACGCTCGCCAGCGTGCAGTTCCAGGACGTGACGCGACAACAGGTCGAACAGGTGATCGGCGGCATCGAACGTCTCGACACGCACGCGGATGCCCTCGCCGGCGTCCTCGAACGCGGCGCAGACGTGCGTCGCGAGGACGCCGTCGAGCCACTCGGCAAGCAGCTCGAGCAACAGTACTCCAGCTATGTCATGGATCAACAGCGCGCTGCCCACACGCAGGCGATGGCACTACCGCGCAGCCGTCCGGCCCGCGAACCGGCAGCGCCACGTGGTGCCATGGCCAGCCCGAAACCCGCCACCGTGACGAAGCCGTCCAACGTCGAGCTCTTCTGA